Part of the Macrobrachium rosenbergii isolate ZJJX-2024 chromosome 30, ASM4041242v1, whole genome shotgun sequence genome is shown below.
ataagttacaaataaataatatatactaaaaacaataaatatctcataaatataaaatcacaatgaAGCACCCAATATTGGTGTATGCTTCTCTGAAGCACTCTTATCTCTTTAATCAAAGAAATTACTTCTTTCCTTGTGAGCTTCTTTGCTGTCATCAATATGGCTTGTGCGAAGGAAATTTTGGATGAATTGGCTTCTTAGGAATAGAGTTTTGGTTCCGCTGATGTTTTGGGAAGATGCTGACGTCAGCACAATTGACGAACGTCTCCTGGGGTCCACAACCATTGGCACCTGATCCATCTGGACAGGTTCCCCAAGAGTTCCCTGAAacagtgaagagagagacagagatcagaTGCTGTGAAGTCTTACAAATAAAACAGACTTATTCAGTTTCTTTGTTCAAGTCCAAAAAGACTtatcctgaaggaggaggaggacctacCGACGACCCAAGTCCACTGCAGGAGGCAGTGGCTGCACGAGAGACGGTCGGGCAGCTGGACGTGGACCGTGTGGCTGCCCCTGACGTCGCCCTCCAAGTAGTACCTCGAACCAGATCCGTCGGCCATCTGCAGGAGCTGTTTGTCGAGGCACCTCTGCGAGTCTTCCGCTGCAGGGTTCTCGTTGTTGCACAGACGGAACTCGTACCAGCCCTGAACGGTACGAGACGTGATGGAGTTTAAGCATTAGAAGAAGTCAGCAATGAATTGTACCTTCTAtaatcaatttcctttcagctt
Proteins encoded:
- the LOC136854739 gene encoding uncharacterized protein, whose product is MEALLQMMVLSWAFFYPSVKGHGYMTSPAARNSAWRFGFDTAPNYGDNELFCGGREKMHFSNGGRCGVCGDDWSLPQPRPHERGGRFGRGVITANYTEGQVVPVTIHLSANHKGWYEFRLCNNENPAAEDSQRCLDKQLLQMADGSGSRYYLEGDVRGSHTVHVQLPDRLSCSHCLLQWTWVVGNSWGTCPDGSGANGCGPQETFVNCADVSIFPKHQRNQNSIPKKPIHPKFPSHKPY